CTTCCATAATTGGACGGGGAATAGAGTGACCTGTAGAGATTGGTTTCAATTATCTCTAAAAGAGGGTTTAACAGTATTTAGAGATCAACAATTCACTTCAGACCTCCATAATAATGAAATAAAGAGACTTGAGGATGCAAAATTTCTTAGGATGAATCAATTTAGGGAAGATTCTGGTCCAACATCACATCCTGTAATGCCAGAAAAATATCAAGAAATAGACAATTTCTATACGACCACAATATACGAAAAAGGTTCGGAAATCATAAGGATGCTTAGCAATCTTGTAGAAGAAAAAAATTTCTATAAAGGATTTAGTAATTACATCTCAACTTATGATGGTAAGGCAGCAACAATAGATCAATTTGTCGATAAAATATTAGAGATTGATAAGAAAATAGATCCTAAAGAATTTAAAGTCTGGTATAAGCAAAATGGAACACCAAAAGTTAAATTCAAGAGAATATGGGATCAATCAAACAAAAAACTTACAATTCAAGCCTCTCAAAATAATCCAATAAAAAATAACCCATATAATGATTTACCTCTAATAATTCCTATAAATTTAGCTATATTCACCGGTGAACATAAAACAATAAGAAAAACAGTAGTCCTAAAAGAAAAGAAACAAGAATTTATTATTAATAACGTAAAAACTCATTTCAAAATCCCCTTAGTTACTTATATGCGCGAATTTTCATCCCCAGTTGAGTGGGAATCAGATAATACTTTGGATGAGAAATTTTTAATCCTAAAATATGAAACTGACTACTTTACGCTATCTAATACTATTCAAGTATTATATAAAAAGATCATTACATGCAGATTAAATGAAAAACCAGATTATGAAATTGAAAAAAAATTAATAAGCACCTTAATATCATTTATAAAAAATAGAGATATTAATTTATCTCTTTTATCGGAATTACTAAGTATTCCGACTTTTGCTGAAATCGAATCAGAGATTAAGAATATAGACCCTTTAAAAATATATAAAATTATTGATGAATTAAATTATATATTTGGAACTAAATTGAAAACAGAATTATATTTTAAGCTCCAAGAAATAGAAAAAAATCTAGACAAAGTATGGCCCAAAGGAAAACATGAAAGAAAATTAATCGAAACTATTTGGAAACTACTTTTACATAGTAAAGATGAGGAAATTAAATTCAAAATAATTAATTACGTTGATAGTAATTCGATGACCTTGGCAAAAGCCGCACTAAATACATTTTGTAGGATTGATTGTCCTGAGAGGAAAATAATATCAAATATATTCTTCAATAAATGGAAAAATAATAGTGTAGTATTGGATAGTTGGTTCTCATTCAATGCATCTATAGAAATTGATGAGAATACAGCCAGTATTGAAAAATTATTTAATCACCAGCTTTTTGATTCAAAATCACCAAATACATTAAGAGCTATATTAAATTCTTTCGTCACAAGAAATAGTATTTTTCATGCAATTGATGGATCTGGTTATAAGTATATTGCGAATAAGATAATTGAATTCGACAAATCAAATCCAATTGTAATTTCTCGATTTGTAAAAATATTTAGTAGATACAAGTATTATTCAGAACCTTACAAAAGTAATATGATTGAAAACATTAGACAGATCAAAAAAAATAAACTTTCAACAAATACAAAGGAAGTTTTATATGCAATATTAGACTAATTATTTGAATATATTTAATTAAATATAAGAACAGAAACTGTAATCATAACAAATAATATAAATACAATATATTTATTAGTAAAAATATCATTAAATATATTTTTATTATCATATTTATTCCATTTTTTATTTACATATTCCTTAGTTATGAATTTATTAGGCCTTCCACAATATAAACACGTTGGAGAAGTTATTAAAATTAAATTTTTACATTGAGGGCATTTTTTTTTATCCATAGTTAAATTTTACTTAATAATATTTAAATCAGAAGCCTAGATTAAAATAAGTAAATCCATTATATTTTTAATATTCTGAATGATTAAATAACATTGCAATAAAAAAGCTTTATTTAAACTAATAAAAAAAATTCAATATAATATAAATTTAATATTTAGTTTTACATGTTTGCTATTGCACTTGGATTGTCTCCTATTGAAAAAATCACTGTTGCAATAACTGCTTCGATTTTTATAATTTCTTTTACATGGATCTCAATTAAGGGAGATTTAAATAAAATTGCTAAGGAACTAATTGAAGATAATGATAATAACCAGGATAATTAAAAAGTTCTTTAACCTACTTTTTATGCAATCGAGGATAATCAATAATATGCCTAATTTCTTTTAGAGAAGAACCATAGATTTTTTCACCATTTAAATGAACACCAATCCATTTTTCCTTTTTATTAAAAAAATAATTTTTACTAGTACCCCTTTTGAGAAGATCTTTATTATCCCAATTTAAATTTATATCCCAACCTTTATAATTTTCTATCATTTTGAATAAGAAAGCTTAATTAAATAATACCCACATATAGAAAGAACAAAAACGAAGGAAATAAGTAATTTTTTCGTTATATTTCTTTTATATTTATTTAATTTGAGCTAACTTTTATTTTACTAGCAGCTTTATCTGCATTTTCTCTAGCTAAATTAACGTCTTTATTTGATGAAAGAACAACTCCCATTCTTCTGCCTTTTCTTGAGACTGGCTTACCAAATATAAGAACTTTAGTCTTTTCAAACTCTAATGCTTCATTAAGACCTTCATAAATAGGATTCTTATACTCTTTATCTGAAAGTATAACTCTTGTTGCTGAAGGTTCTATTAGATTTATATTAGGTATTGGTAAATTTAAAAATGCCCTTAAATGCAATTCAAATTCACTAATGTTTTGACTGACTAATGTAACCATACCGGTGTCATGTGGTCTTGGAGATAATTCTGAAAATATAACCTCATTTCCTTTAACAAAAAACTCGACTCCGTATAATCCAGCTCCATTTAGGTTATTTAATATTCTAGTTGTAATTTTCTTGGCTTCAATAATTAAAGACTCATTCATTTCCAAAGGTTGCCAACTGCATTGATAGTCCCCGTTAGACTGAAGATGTCCAATTGGCAAACAAAAAATATTTTCACCACTATGCTTCCTTACCGATAAAAGTGTAAATTCAAAATCAAAATTAATAAATTCCTCAATAATAACACCCTTAACTTTACCTCTAGAATTTGCTTGTGCCTGATTCCAAGCATCATGTAAATCATTTTTTGTCTCAACCAAACTTTGTCCCTTACCTGAAGAGCTCATTAAGGGCTTAAGTAAAAGTGGAAATCCAATCTCAATTGCTTTTTTTTCTAGGTCATCAAATTTAAAAATATAATTAAATTTTGCAGTCTTTATTTTTAAATCTCTAGAAGCTAAATCTCTAATTTTATCTCTATTCATTGTGATTTCAACAGTTCTAGCATTTGGAACAATCTTAAAACCCTCATCCTCTAATTCCTTTAAAGCTTCAATCGAAAGTGCCTCAATTTCAGGAACAACAAAATCTGGATTTAATTTTTTAATAACATCTTTTAAAATATTTTTGTTGCTCATATCAATTGCACATGAATGATCAGCAACTTGCATTGCAGGTGCTTTTTCATATCGATCAATTGCAATAACTTCTAATCCCAATCTCTTGGATTCAATTACTAGTTCCTTACCAAGTTCACCGCTGCCAAGAAGTAAAATTCTTTTTTTAGAAAAAATTGCATTTTTCATATTAATAAAAATTATTTTTCATTACCATAACTCTGGCTAAAGGAATCCTCTTTATTTTTTTTATCTTTAGAAAAACTAAATAAAGATTTTCTAAAAAATAAAATCTGACTTCGCAAACTATTAGTTATAGATTTTAAAATTGCTACTAAAAAAAAAATTCCAATAATAGCCCAAAAAATTTTTTCTAAAGCAACTGAAGGTGAAAATGCTTGACCAGATTTAATAATTTCAGTAA
The window above is part of the Prochlorococcus marinus CUG1415 genome. Proteins encoded here:
- the pepN gene encoding aminopeptidase N: MNKIKNQKNISRFVKLNDYKVFDYEIPVVFLNFIIKKSAVYVTTNLKLIKRNKITKHLILAGKDIFIKKIYIDDSLLEEEYYTQQKNSLIIRNINKDSFTLKIEGIIKPKENTSLLGMYESNGIITTQCEAEGFRRISYHADRPDILSKYTVRIEADKNDYPVLLSNGNVVKENNLKNNRHEIIWEDPYPKPSYLFALVAGKLNCVKDYFITKSNKKVKINIYVENGDEKYVQHAISSLQKSMRWDEDKYNLEYDLSLFNIVAVRHFNMGAMENKSLNIFNSKLILADPETTTDEELERIEGVIAHEYFHNWTGNRVTCRDWFQLSLKEGLTVFRDQQFTSDLHNNEIKRLEDAKFLRMNQFREDSGPTSHPVMPEKYQEIDNFYTTTIYEKGSEIIRMLSNLVEEKNFYKGFSNYISTYDGKAATIDQFVDKILEIDKKIDPKEFKVWYKQNGTPKVKFKRIWDQSNKKLTIQASQNNPIKNNPYNDLPLIIPINLAIFTGEHKTIRKTVVLKEKKQEFIINNVKTHFKIPLVTYMREFSSPVEWESDNTLDEKFLILKYETDYFTLSNTIQVLYKKIITCRLNEKPDYEIEKKLISTLISFIKNRDINLSLLSELLSIPTFAEIESEIKNIDPLKIYKIIDELNYIFGTKLKTELYFKLQEIEKNLDKVWPKGKHERKLIETIWKLLLHSKDEEIKFKIINYVDSNSMTLAKAALNTFCRIDCPERKIISNIFFNKWKNNSVVLDSWFSFNASIEIDENTASIEKLFNHQLFDSKSPNTLRAILNSFVTRNSIFHAIDGSGYKYIANKIIEFDKSNPIVISRFVKIFSRYKYYSEPYKSNMIENIRQIKKNKLSTNTKEVLYAILD
- a CDS encoding photosystem II reaction centre N prot, which encodes MFAIALGLSPIEKITVAITASIFIISFTWISIKGDLNKIAKELIEDNDNNQDN
- the purT gene encoding formate-dependent phosphoribosylglycinamide formyltransferase; this translates as MKNAIFSKKRILLLGSGELGKELVIESKRLGLEVIAIDRYEKAPAMQVADHSCAIDMSNKNILKDVIKKLNPDFVVPEIEALSIEALKELEDEGFKIVPNARTVEITMNRDKIRDLASRDLKIKTAKFNYIFKFDDLEKKAIEIGFPLLLKPLMSSSGKGQSLVETKNDLHDAWNQAQANSRGKVKGVIIEEFINFDFEFTLLSVRKHSGENIFCLPIGHLQSNGDYQCSWQPLEMNESLIIEAKKITTRILNNLNGAGLYGVEFFVKGNEVIFSELSPRPHDTGMVTLVSQNISEFELHLRAFLNLPIPNINLIEPSATRVILSDKEYKNPIYEGLNEALEFEKTKVLIFGKPVSRKGRRMGVVLSSNKDVNLARENADKAASKIKVSSN
- a CDS encoding lectin subunit alpha; this translates as MDPLDPLTEIIKSGQAFSPSVALEKIFWAIIGIFFLVAILKSITNSLRSQILFFRKSLFSFSKDKKNKEDSFSQSYGNEK